AAAGATTACCGTGAAAAAATTATTTTAGCGGGATTGGTCTGCCTCTTTATTTTCATCATGGTAGTGGTTTTACGATGGGCAATAGAAGGAATGAGCATTGTATTAGAGAGAAACCATCCCGGATCGGCGCCTGCTCTGTCACTGTCTAATGCCGGTTTAATTAATTCCGGCTCAGCAAACGAAAGTTCAAAAAGCTTCTTTGAATTGGAGAGTGCTTTAGGGAAGGCGGACAGGGAAAAATCCTGGACAGCAAAAGCCTGTTTTTCTCTGGGTTCAAATGAGGATGAAGTAAAAGCGGTTATGGGCGTTCCGCAAAGTAAAAGTTACAATACATGGTTTTACGGACTGTCTACAGTAGTTTTTGACCATAATGGTAAAGTTGCCGGCTGGAATGAAGTTGATCAGGATCTAAAAGCCAGCATTGGAGAAAAAGACCTTCTGGCACAGCCTTTTAGTCTGGGTTCAAATAAAAAGGATGTCATTGCGGCTATGGGTACACCAACCGGAATAATTTCTGATACAACGTGGTACTACAGTTTGTCCTCCGTAAGGTTTGACAGTGAAGGTAAAGTGGCCGGGTGGAATGAATCAAACCTGGCTTTACAAGTCAGTCTCGGTAATAAAGAAGGGTCAGCTGAGCCTTTCGGAAAAGGCTCAACAATGTATGATGTCATATCTGCGATGGGAACACCTACATGTATAATTTACAACTTGTGGTACTACGGTTCTTCTTCTGTCAAATTTAGCCTTGACGGCAGGGTCGAAGATTGGAACGAAGTTGATGTGGTTTTAAAAGCCGAGTAAAGTCTGGACAAGTTAATGTTTTAACCGGGAAATTCTTTTGCCAGCCAATTGAAGAAGGCTTCCCACACTTTTTTGTAATGCTCGTTATATTCGTGGTTTGCTCCTTCTATGAAAACTAATTCTTTCGGCCAACCGGCGGAGTTATAAATTGTCGTTGCGTTGGTAGGAGGAACAACAAGATCGGCGGTCCCCTGAATAACCAGAAAAGGGCGCGGCGAGATCATCGGACTTAAAGCTGTAACGTCATATTTTTCTACGTCATAGATAAAGCTTTTTTTTAGATAGATTAAGTCCGGTTTCTGTCCAAGAATCACGTAATCACCTTTTATTTCATCTGCAGAGTTTTTACCCCTGAGAATTAACTTTTGTATTTGCGCAGGAGCGGACCATGTACAGACACCCTTAACTCTTTTGTCCGCGGCTGCCTGGCATATTGCAGTAGTACCGCCAAAACTGCGGCCTTGAGTCACTATACGTTTGAATCCTTTTCCAACAC
This is a stretch of genomic DNA from Desulfotomaculum sp.. It encodes these proteins:
- a CDS encoding alpha/beta hydrolase, whose amino-acid sequence is MRYKKTRKEISWTIYLQIRYREGIIKACRNITKRRLCNMNEEKVTFINSRNLKLSGIFYNSPIDTKSVVITCHGLSGTKSGGGKAIDMGKELNRKGWSVFLFDFTGLGDSEGIFEEMTLTRQIDDLTCAVDWCVGKGFKRIVTQGRSFGGTTAICQAAADKRVKGVCTWSAPAQIQKLILRGKNSADEIKGDYVILGQKPDLIYLKKSFIYDVEKYDVTALSPMISPRPFLVIQGTADLVVPPTNATTIYNSAGWPKELVFIEGANHEYNEHYKKVWEAFFNWLAKEFPG